One window of Methylococcus sp. EFPC2 genomic DNA carries:
- a CDS encoding DUF2341 domain-containing protein: protein MNSRIATLATALFLFSGSAWSWWNDDWSSRRQATVDAGVTGADIQETLSEFPLLVRLHTGNFGYFAELAENGKDLRFMLDDKTPLKHSIEKVDALNELGLVWVKLPTVRGGVSTDGFWLYYGNANAAEGSDSKGLYDVNQALVYHFAEGETLPQDATAYASHAADSKATVDAAGWIGAAAKFSGAGGISVPAAPQFALTPEKGYTLSAWVKLDAAQGNAVLAQAKDGASALELAVQGTALVARYQGTGAAAQTPAANLTSAKWQHVALIARKDKLELYVDGVNTGSVPINLAALNPALSFGQGLTGSLDEIQVANLARPADWIKLAFRSQSPDFNVLAYGQDESKGSAGGPNYFLIILQSLTVDGWVVIALCGVMFVISSLVIVTKGLSLKRARQDNDAFLAQYRGMGASSDIATLDQEETEEEQEIADSAFLEALVGNHDHFQSSPIYHVYHAGVAELKKRLSHTADTTHLSTEALNVVRTRLDAAVVREGQKLNKNMVLLTIAISGGPFLGLLGTVLGVMITFAVIAATGDVNINSIAPGISGALLATVAGLAVAIPALFAYNYLLTQIKDVTADMRVFTDEFLATIEERIADRQRG from the coding sequence ATGAACTCTCGTATCGCGACGCTCGCTACCGCTCTTTTCCTTTTTTCCGGTTCCGCCTGGTCTTGGTGGAACGACGACTGGAGTTCGCGTCGTCAGGCGACGGTGGATGCGGGGGTGACGGGGGCGGACATTCAGGAGACCTTGAGCGAGTTTCCCCTGCTGGTGCGGTTGCACACGGGCAATTTCGGCTATTTCGCCGAGTTGGCGGAGAACGGCAAGGACCTCCGTTTCATGCTGGACGACAAGACGCCGCTGAAGCACAGCATCGAGAAGGTCGACGCGCTCAACGAACTGGGCCTGGTGTGGGTGAAGTTGCCCACGGTGCGCGGCGGGGTCAGCACCGACGGCTTCTGGCTCTACTACGGCAACGCCAATGCGGCCGAAGGCTCCGATTCCAAGGGTCTGTACGACGTCAACCAGGCTTTGGTCTACCACTTCGCCGAAGGCGAGACCCTGCCGCAGGACGCCACGGCCTATGCCTCCCATGCCGCCGATTCCAAGGCCACGGTCGATGCGGCCGGCTGGATCGGCGCGGCGGCCAAGTTCAGCGGCGCCGGCGGCATCAGCGTGCCGGCCGCCCCGCAGTTCGCCCTGACGCCCGAGAAGGGCTACACGCTCTCGGCCTGGGTCAAGCTCGATGCGGCGCAGGGCAACGCCGTGCTGGCGCAAGCCAAGGACGGTGCTTCCGCGCTGGAACTCGCGGTGCAGGGCACGGCTCTGGTCGCGCGTTATCAGGGGACGGGTGCCGCGGCGCAAACCCCGGCCGCCAACCTCACTTCGGCCAAGTGGCAGCACGTCGCCCTGATCGCCCGCAAGGATAAGCTCGAACTCTATGTCGACGGGGTGAACACCGGCAGCGTGCCCATCAATCTCGCCGCGCTCAATCCGGCCCTCAGCTTCGGTCAGGGTTTGACCGGCTCGCTCGACGAAATCCAGGTCGCCAACCTGGCCCGGCCCGCCGACTGGATCAAGCTTGCTTTCCGCAGCCAAAGCCCCGACTTCAACGTCCTCGCCTACGGCCAGGACGAAAGCAAGGGCAGCGCCGGCGGCCCCAACTACTTCCTCATCATCCTGCAAAGCCTCACGGTCGACGGCTGGGTGGTCATCGCCTTGTGCGGCGTCATGTTCGTCATCAGCTCCCTGGTCATCGTCACCAAGGGCTTAAGCCTCAAGCGCGCGCGCCAGGACAACGACGCCTTCCTCGCGCAATACCGCGGCATGGGCGCGAGCAGCGACATCGCCACGCTCGATCAGGAAGAAACCGAAGAAGAACAGGAAATCGCCGACTCCGCCTTTCTCGAAGCCTTGGTCGGCAACCACGACCACTTCCAAAGCTCGCCCATCTACCACGTCTACCACGCCGGGGTGGCCGAGTTGAAGAAACGCCTGAGCCACACCGCCGACACCACCCATCTGAGCACCGAGGCCCTCAACGTCGTGCGCACCCGGCTCGATGCCGCGGTGGTGCGCGAAGGGCAAAAGCTCAACAAAAACATGGTGCTGCTCACCATCGCCATCTCCGGCGGACCGTTCTTAGGCCTGCTCGGCACCGTGCTCGGCGTCATGATCACCTTCGCGGTGATCGCCGCCACCGGCGATGTCAACATTAACTCCATCGCCCCCGGCATCTCCGGCGCCCTGCTCGCCACCGTCGCCGGCCTCGCCGTCGCCATCCCCGCGCTGTTTGCCTACAACTACCTGCTCACCCAGATCAAGGACGTCACCGCCGACATGCGCGTGTTCACCGACGAATTCCTCGCCACCATCGAGGAACGCATCGCCGACCGGCAGCGGGGTTAA
- a CDS encoding biopolymer transporter ExbD, producing the protein MKVEEEGKVYDDINITPMLDVAYVLLLIFIIMTTATVQGISVNLPKASSTPSLSKPKTKAISITQDGTVYLDTYPVSIQELETRLSQYKAATPDLPVVLKADAAIQYEKVIEVLDVVTRLQISQLGLVTQKLVK; encoded by the coding sequence ATGAAAGTCGAAGAAGAAGGCAAGGTCTACGACGACATCAACATCACGCCCATGCTCGACGTGGCCTATGTGTTGTTGCTCATCTTCATCATCATGACCACCGCCACCGTACAGGGCATCAGCGTCAACCTGCCCAAGGCCAGTTCCACGCCGTCGCTGTCGAAACCGAAGACCAAGGCCATCTCCATCACCCAGGACGGCACCGTCTACCTCGACACCTATCCGGTCTCGATCCAGGAGCTGGAGACGCGGCTGAGCCAATACAAGGCGGCCACCCCGGATCTCCCGGTGGTGCTCAAGGCCGACGCCGCCATCCAATACGAAAAGGTCATCGAAGTGCTCGACGTCGTCACCCGGTTGCAGATCAGCCAGCTCGGACTGGTCACGCAAAAGCTGGTGAAGTGA
- a CDS encoding TonB C-terminal domain-containing protein: MTPKHRLLRHLPVAIGVVLILLVALAVWYFRDLFEKPAQTKKTVQQITVIQPPPPPPPPPEQPPPPPEVKEEKIEEPEPEPEPEPEQPAEAPPAEDLGVDAEGTAGADGFGLVGKKGGRGLIGGGGGNAIIWYGQQVQKEVSTSLQQRLDPEVRRKKFTALVNIWIGSDGSISRAELAGSSGETKTDEALREALGGLRARINQPPPPSMPQPVKIRIRT, translated from the coding sequence ATGACGCCCAAGCACCGTCTGCTGCGCCACCTGCCGGTGGCCATCGGCGTCGTATTGATTTTGCTCGTCGCCTTGGCGGTCTGGTATTTCCGCGACCTGTTCGAAAAGCCCGCGCAGACCAAGAAGACGGTGCAGCAGATCACCGTCATCCAGCCGCCGCCCCCTCCACCCCCGCCGCCGGAGCAACCGCCCCCGCCGCCCGAGGTCAAGGAAGAAAAGATCGAAGAGCCGGAACCGGAGCCCGAGCCGGAGCCCGAGCAGCCGGCCGAAGCGCCGCCGGCCGAGGACCTGGGTGTGGATGCCGAAGGCACAGCGGGCGCCGACGGCTTCGGCCTGGTCGGCAAGAAAGGCGGTCGCGGCCTGATCGGCGGAGGCGGCGGCAACGCCATCATCTGGTACGGGCAGCAGGTGCAGAAGGAGGTTTCGACCTCTCTGCAACAACGCCTCGATCCCGAGGTGAGGCGCAAGAAATTCACCGCCCTCGTCAATATCTGGATAGGCAGCGACGGGAGCATCAGTCGGGCCGAGCTGGCCGGTTCCAGTGGCGAGACGAAGACGGACGAAGCCTTGCGCGAGGCATTGGGAGGCTTGCGGGCACGCATCAATCAACCGCCGCCGCCCTCCATGCCGCAGCCGGTGAAGATCCGCATAAGAACATGA
- a CDS encoding putative porin has protein sequence MSKYSLAALLAGAAISPAMAGEKEELLKIRNTTLNLIELLVEQGVLDKSKAEAMIQKAEAKAAADAKKAVEEEKVQAARDAAPGDGGSKPAVRVTYVPDFVKDEIRQQVRDELRADVVKDVKAHAKEEKWGIPAALPDWVNRFKLTGDMRLRGEGDFFPSSNFSNEVIRSHESWLFANWYNVNNGASVTDIRPTSTAYLNTSEDVYRYRMRFRLGLEAQITDGLKANARLATSNSRSPVSTNQTLGQTGQQYEFVLDRAFLQYDYKDGKGRDWLTLWAGRTMNPWLSTDNVFDSDVSFEGVTGTFRVPLPGGSATYVPPTPNARYGTNMGFTRPNSVFLTSGVYPLEEFQLSSNDKWLWGSQLGVDLLFQETSRFKAGVAYYNYRNVKAQPNHYVAGVAGDLGDRNYTAPQFMQKGNTLMQINTSGDPSTTNFPSKVGLASGFEIFNAVASYDYSGFGNTHIILTADYAKNLGFDEKDILGRIDPTTFGIVNYVDLKDRTTAWQVRMDLGTPEIKKWSDWNLTFAYKYLERDAVLDAYTDSDFHLGGTNAKGWVVGGSYGLAQNTWLNARWMTADQIDGPDYGIDVLMVDLNARF, from the coding sequence ATGAGCAAGTACTCCTTGGCCGCGCTGCTGGCCGGCGCGGCAATTTCGCCCGCGATGGCCGGCGAGAAAGAGGAGCTGCTGAAAATACGCAACACCACGCTCAATCTGATCGAGCTGCTGGTGGAGCAAGGCGTGCTGGACAAGTCCAAGGCGGAGGCCATGATCCAGAAAGCCGAAGCCAAGGCCGCGGCGGATGCCAAGAAAGCGGTGGAGGAAGAAAAGGTCCAGGCCGCCAGGGACGCCGCTCCCGGCGATGGGGGCAGCAAGCCCGCCGTGCGAGTGACTTATGTTCCGGATTTCGTAAAGGACGAAATCCGCCAGCAGGTGCGCGACGAACTGCGCGCCGATGTCGTCAAGGACGTCAAGGCGCACGCCAAGGAAGAAAAATGGGGCATACCGGCCGCGCTGCCGGATTGGGTCAATCGCTTCAAGCTGACCGGCGACATGCGCTTGCGCGGAGAGGGCGACTTCTTCCCGTCGAGCAATTTTTCCAACGAAGTGATCCGCAGCCACGAAAGCTGGCTGTTCGCCAACTGGTACAACGTGAACAACGGCGCCAGCGTGACGGACATCCGGCCCACCAGCACGGCCTATCTGAACACCTCCGAAGACGTTTACCGTTACCGTATGCGATTTAGGCTGGGCCTGGAGGCGCAAATAACCGACGGCTTGAAGGCCAATGCCCGCCTGGCAACCAGCAACAGCCGCAGTCCCGTATCGACCAATCAGACTTTGGGCCAGACTGGACAGCAATACGAATTCGTCCTCGACCGGGCATTCCTGCAATACGACTACAAGGATGGTAAGGGCAGGGACTGGCTGACCTTGTGGGCGGGGCGGACCATGAATCCTTGGCTCTCCACGGATAACGTGTTCGATTCTGACGTCAGCTTCGAAGGCGTGACCGGAACGTTCCGCGTTCCCTTGCCGGGCGGTAGTGCGACCTACGTGCCGCCCACGCCGAATGCCCGTTACGGCACCAATATGGGATTCACCCGCCCGAACTCAGTGTTCCTCACCAGCGGCGTCTATCCCCTGGAAGAGTTTCAGTTGAGCAGCAATGACAAGTGGTTGTGGGGCAGTCAGTTGGGTGTCGACCTGCTATTCCAGGAAACCAGCCGGTTCAAGGCGGGCGTGGCTTACTACAACTACCGTAACGTCAAGGCTCAGCCCAACCACTATGTCGCTGGCGTAGCGGGCGATTTGGGCGACCGGAATTACACCGCGCCGCAGTTCATGCAGAAGGGCAACACCCTGATGCAGATCAACACAAGTGGCGATCCCTCGACCACGAATTTCCCGAGTAAGGTGGGGCTGGCTTCCGGCTTCGAAATCTTCAACGCCGTAGCGTCCTATGATTACAGTGGCTTCGGCAATACGCACATCATCCTGACCGCCGACTACGCCAAGAATCTGGGCTTCGACGAGAAGGACATCCTCGGCCGCATCGATCCGACCACCTTTGGCATCGTCAATTATGTCGATCTGAAAGACCGCACCACCGCTTGGCAGGTGCGTATGGATCTCGGTACGCCGGAAATCAAGAAATGGTCGGACTGGAATCTGACATTCGCCTACAAATACCTGGAGCGCGATGCCGTGCTGGACGCTTACACCGATTCCGACTTCCACCTCGGCGGCACCAATGCCAAGGGCTGGGTAGTCGGCGGAAGCTATGGTCTGGCGCAAAATACTTGGCTGAACGCGCGCTGGATGACGGCGGATCAGATCGATGGTCCCGACTACGGCATCGATGTGCTGATGGTCGACCTCAATGCGCGATTCTAA